TTACAACTACCATCCAGCTTATTGATGATGCGATAGATGAGGGAGACGAAGTGATGAAAATCAGGTTTGGAACGTTACCCGCCGGCTATGTAAGGCTCAATGACAATGTTGAAGTCAGGATTATAGATAATGATTTTACAGTCTCGCCGTGGGGAACACCATTAAATCCGACACATGGAGCAGTGGCAAGTACAGCTCCTCCGGGATATTATGATTCTCTTGAAGGAAAATCAGGCGCTGCTTTGAAACAGGCTGTTCAGGACATTATTGCCAATCCGGCAGTAGTAAGGGCGCATAATTATGGCGATATTACCACTATTTTGAAAACAGCCGACCAAAATCCGCTGAACAGCAATGAGGTTTGGTTGATGTATAAAGAAGTAAGTCGTTCCAAATATTTGTTTCAGGATTCGGGAAGTGGTGTTGGAAGATGGAACCGTGAGCATATTTACCCGCAATCAAGAGGCGGATTTACGAATGGAACCTCTGACACTCCGGATGGTATTAATGTATGGGAACCTTCCAATGCCAATATGTTAAACCATGGTCATGCTGACGCCCACCATTTAAGAGCAGAAGACGGCCCGGAAAACAGTTCCCGTAACAATAAAGATTTTGGACTGACAGATTATAACGGATTTGCAGGAAATGCAGGAAGCTGGAAAGGTGATGTTGCCCGTGCTGTGTTTTATATGTGCGTTCGATATAACGGATTGAATGTTGTAAACGGAAATCCGCCGGATTCTACTGTTGGACAGTTGGGAGACCTTGCCACATTATTGCAATGGAACGTTAATGACCCTGCCGATGATTTTGAAATGAACAGGAACAATTATATTTATACGTGGCAGCAAAACAGGAATCCGTTTATTGATTATCCTTACCTCGCGGATTATATCTGGGGAAGCAGGGCAGGAGAGACCTTTTCTCTTTCGGCTCCGGAATTTTCAGAACTTAAAGTATCCATTTATCCCAATCCTGCAAAAAGCCATATTACAATTGCCGGTTTAAATAATCAGGCTACTATCGAACTGTTTTCAATTTCAGGGCAAAAGCTTCTGACGAAAGACTTTTCAGGAACATCAACCCTGCAAATTAATCTTGCTTCGGGATTGTATATTGCTAAAATCTTTTCTGAAGGAAAAACGGCTGTTCGTAAAATAGTAATCCAGTAAGCGGAAAAAAGTATAGGCAAAGAGCTAATGGAAACAAACCATTAGCTCTTTGCTATTTCCAGGACATTCTGAAGCGTAACCGGCTTTGTAAAATAACCCAGAATTCCGTTATAGGATTTCGACCTTTCCTTATCTGAACAGGCAATGGAAGAACTCACAATATAAACCGATACTTCTTTTGGGAAAATGGTTTTTATTTTCTGGAAGTGTTCCATAAAATTCCATCCATCCATAACAGGCATTTCAATATCCAGCATGATGATGTCCGGAAATTCCTCAGGCTGCTGTACTAATTTTGTTAATCCGTCGATAGCTTCTGCGCCATTCGGAAATGACAGGATTTTGCTTGCGGCTTCGGATTTATGGATGATTTTTTTGGTTATCGTCTGATAAATAGGGTCATCATCGATAAGACAAATTATCTGATTCATTTAAAGTAGATTTTGAAGGTAGTTCCTATATTGGGTTCGCTTTCAACGGTTACGGTTCCGCCCATAGCATCGATTTGGTTTTTGGTAATAAAAAGTCCAATTCCTTTAGAATCCGGATTTTCGTGGAAGGTTTTGTACATCCCGAATAATTTATCGCCATATTTTGTCAGGTCTATTCCAAGGCCATTATCAGCAATTTCCAAAATGGTTTTATCATTTTCGATATAACTGCTCAGGATGATGACAGGATTCCGCTCCGGGTGGCAATAGCGGATAGCGTTGGAAATAAAATTAAGCAGTATGCTTTCAAGATAGGCGGGATTGTATTTGACAAAGATTTCCGGCGATACGTTATTTTTTATAACGGCTTTTTTAAATGCTATCTGTTCAGAAACAATGTTGATTATCCTGTCGATATTGTCTTTGATATTCAGATTTTCAATAATCAGGTTGATATTGGTCTGGATATTAATCACTTCGTTCAGATTGAGCATGGTTTCGTTTAGCGTATTGGAAACATTTTGCAGCATTTTGACCAGTTCGTTACGTTCTTCTTCTGTTTCTGCAGTTTCAATCAGCGTGGAAATGGATTGTATGTTGCTGGTATGTGAACGAAGGTTATGGGAAACAATATAGGAAAAATTCAGTAACCTTTTATTTTGTT
This portion of the Flavobacterium lindanitolerans genome encodes:
- a CDS encoding endonuclease; translated protein: MIKKYFSVLFLLFSTYFSYGQLVINELDSDTPGIDDKEFVELKSATPNFLLDGYVLVFFNGNAESASTGNKSYLTISLNGLVTDVNGLVVIGSNAVSPVPQKIIADNLIQNGADAVAVYLGSAADFPDGTLATTTNLIDALAYDTSDPDATQLMGLLGLTIQINEDENGLGTTQSIQRKPDGTYEVKAPTPGANNDGSGIIFNGISISVPSLLYTEGDSFPITFTTRTAVTSDLAFNYTLANGSFNASDFTANTNVLIPAGSSTFTTTIQLIDDAIDEGDEVMKIRFGTLPAGYVRLNDNVEVRIIDNDFTVSPWGTPLNPTHGAVASTAPPGYYDSLEGKSGAALKQAVQDIIANPAVVRAHNYGDITTILKTADQNPLNSNEVWLMYKEVSRSKYLFQDSGSGVGRWNREHIYPQSRGGFTNGTSDTPDGINVWEPSNANMLNHGHADAHHLRAEDGPENSSRNNKDFGLTDYNGFAGNAGSWKGDVARAVFYMCVRYNGLNVVNGNPPDSTVGQLGDLATLLQWNVNDPADDFEMNRNNYIYTWQQNRNPFIDYPYLADYIWGSRAGETFSLSAPEFSELKVSIYPNPAKSHITIAGLNNQATIELFSISGQKLLTKDFSGTSTLQINLASGLYIAKIFSEGKTAVRKIVIQ
- a CDS encoding response regulator is translated as MNQIICLIDDDPIYQTITKKIIHKSEAASKILSFPNGAEAIDGLTKLVQQPEEFPDIIMLDIEMPVMDGWNFMEHFQKIKTIFPKEVSVYIVSSSIACSDKERSKSYNGILGYFTKPVTLQNVLEIAKS